A region from the Bacillus sp. Marseille-P3661 genome encodes:
- a CDS encoding DMT family transporter, translated as MKAIFIGVVASFFFASTFIINRSMELGGGSWLWSASLRYIFMIPFLMVVVFFRGNFKSLLKEMRARPFQWLLWSSVGFGLFYTPITFAAAYGPGWLVSGTWQTTIIAGSLLVPFLKTKVETEKGPILIKGEIPVKGLVFSSVILVGVIILQVQQASTVNINTMLLGALPVIIAAFAYPLGNRKMMQICDGRLDTFQRVLGMTIASMPFWLFVSVFGYLAHGAPSKSQLTQSLLVAICAGVIATVLFFYATDLARNSTKQMAAVESTQSGSVIFSVLGEMIFLSAAIPSNVSLVGLSLVVIGMILHSALSNRGTTMIKGVSKKGSFNYK; from the coding sequence TTGAAAGCTATATTTATTGGAGTGGTTGCTTCATTTTTTTTTGCATCGACTTTTATTATCAACAGGTCAATGGAGCTTGGGGGTGGAAGTTGGTTATGGAGCGCTTCACTCCGTTATATTTTTATGATTCCATTTTTAATGGTTGTCGTGTTCTTTAGAGGTAATTTCAAGTCTTTGCTCAAAGAAATGAGGGCAAGGCCGTTTCAATGGTTATTATGGAGTTCTGTTGGGTTTGGTTTATTTTATACCCCGATAACATTTGCTGCAGCCTATGGACCTGGCTGGCTTGTGTCAGGTACATGGCAAACAACGATTATTGCTGGCTCATTGCTAGTCCCTTTTTTAAAAACTAAAGTAGAAACAGAAAAGGGTCCTATCTTAATAAAGGGAGAAATCCCTGTAAAAGGTCTAGTGTTCTCATCAGTAATTTTAGTAGGTGTCATTATCCTACAAGTGCAGCAAGCATCAACTGTAAATATTAACACGATGCTATTAGGAGCTTTGCCCGTTATTATAGCTGCTTTTGCTTACCCGTTGGGAAATCGGAAGATGATGCAAATTTGTGATGGACGTCTTGATACGTTTCAGCGTGTGCTAGGCATGACCATCGCAAGCATGCCTTTTTGGTTGTTTGTATCAGTGTTTGGCTATTTAGCACATGGTGCACCATCTAAAAGCCAGTTAACACAATCTTTATTAGTAGCGATTTGTGCAGGTGTTATTGCTACAGTTCTATTTTTCTATGCAACCGACCTTGCTCGGAATAGCACTAAACAAATGGCTGCTGTTGAATCAACTCAGTCAGGATCGGTGATATTTTCCGTTTTGGGAGAAATGATTTTCTTAAGCGCAGCGATTCCAAGCAATGTATCATTGGTTGGACTATCATTAGTGGTCATAGGGATGATATTACATAGTGCGTTATCTAATAGAGGCACTACTATGATCAAGGGTGTATCAAAGAAAGGTTCTTTTAATTATAAATAG